One window of the Sparus aurata chromosome 17, fSpaAur1.1, whole genome shotgun sequence genome contains the following:
- the cep162 gene encoding centrosomal protein of 162 kDa isoform X8: protein MSLFPLANQVVFVSRVLSRELPGTQNNSPRTGTFLQVFGFKERTTSSLLFLTPLTDGVDGITMSHRLTKEELDEQFELFLKESVSDDSVDLSRSDKHLGAQSSRQSAQKPTVSWWEDDEHSRRTGRELAKSRFIKARKSQPEDNNGLLGSGKTFRKSLRNSQSIKEEEEDPGDTVLEDEGLEVAAIIKDSTETEDSVMVPAVNTTNMGLDTLEEEVEKARFFAQLEAGASSTIDYSKLNIELDLSTSTTGTNLRKAEEAVEQSDDDQRKTRVTETIRESPAFTGSPHYSEDFEEEEDGKEPHQKSKMSPILAKVSLYDSLDDTGGDDKRKDTAGSLDRGQSYVQSGGSEMEALHEAYRQIHVVEGSDDHNHHYSSVGGISSPVSPSSPPPQARQSLQPASTNESELPTAEELMRPIRPEKDQIRGFTLQPVSAVEPDQEKTSHFFERTFPDPIPPDSQLKRPGAAYPIAGLKGEKRLHSPDPPNHNLAWSIRQEVERLMQDQNKYSSESSSQADKAKKQPAFHGSTISHPSTSSVRKPTVSSVRGRRVERGIAPPSRAQSAVSRPLQHAQEKAKFTKSQGKDEHTAEPGVKVSSELVASVQSLVAVLQQQIDTSSHHQDATHTLEARQAHSLPEDNAQHTQTCTLHSQVEELRVQLAHKERELQVAKEGAEELNSLRQQNYLLQSKLRSAEEAGQKKRWTDAADSAEVERLQQMEKDRKEQEMLIKGYQQENEKLYLQMKAEQVRSKANEEAMFSENQRLLNELALSREQLHKTSRAVGNVCSMDHTQRITDLLAQLNTFQRNEDKLSEDIHRLKQEKQSLDVDLQLMKKERDLAKAQAMSASGDRTFETHVLEDRHREEVAALKKKLQWFAENQELLDRDAGRLKAATAEIQRLKEQVEKLKMDVGKRSSEHQRKAKEKSVDIKRMQDLERQVKELEQILRHRNPNSLPALIYAAATAGSHDDEPTRTSPPSRISALLERRIQRLEAELESHDEEAKRSLRAMEQQFHRFKLRYEQQISELEQQLEAANSAAGTESRESQVPTLEQELQQVKETHKEREQSLQDQIESLQQQLKHKSHPSPARHQRQAEEAVGVRIERLNQELSAKTQSIRELSRTVERLQKERRSMLCVPSTRAHTRSTDTKQQAGPVRTLCSATAGETCGVKETFPAAQYEKTYQPTVFTGSHISEVQQENEALKQQLELLELQSKQDKEALKVDATQAKEELSRLQEHCAEQLSSMKAEHLRVLEQLRASHALEHSASRVAELANKLNTQELTVKHLQEQLRELQGVKDALAISRTREDALQKQLTRLLKELKESKEAQSPEVKLMCSLERKILNMELRHQHREKELQQVIGGSWQTVDADQQSEVEHWKHLAQDKSRELEAFRLELDSILNILRHLQRQGVVLPLTAPSTHIK from the exons AGCTGGCCAAAAGCAGATTTATCAAAGCCAGAAAGTCTCAGCCTGAGGACAACAATG GACTGCTTGGTTCTGGGAAGACTTTCAGGAAGTCTTTGAGGAATTCCCAGTCTattaaggaggaggaggaggatccaGGAGACACTGTTTTGGAGGACGAAGGACTAGAAGTTGCAGCCATCATCAAAGACAGCACTGAGACAGAGG actCAGTGATGGTACCAGCTGTGAACACTACCAACATGGGGTTGGACACTCTGGAGGAAGAAGTGGAGAAAGCCAGGTTCTTTGCCCAACTAGAGGCTGGAGCTTCATCAACAATAGATTACTCCAAGCTGAACATAGAGCTGGACTTATCAACTTCTACTACTGGTACAAACCTCAG GAAAGCTGAGGAAGCAGTAGAGCAGAGTGATGACGATCAAAGGAAGACCAGAGTCACAGAGACCATCAGAGAGTCTCCAG CTTTTACAGGGTCGCCACATTACAGTGAGGATttcgaggaagaggaggatggaaaAGAGCCACACCAG AAGTCTAAAATGTCTCCAATTCTTGCCAAAG tttctctctATGATTCCCTGGATGACACTGGTGGAGATGACAAGAGAAAGGACACAGCAGGATCACTTGACAGAG gccagtcttATGTGCAGAGTGGCGGGTCAGAGATGGAGGCTCTCCATGAGGCCTACAGACAGATCCATGTTGTGGAAGGTTCAGATGACCACAATCACCATTATTCATCTGTGGGAGGGATCAGCAGCCCCGTGTCtccatcctcccctcctccacagGCCAGACAGTCTCTTCAGCCTGCTTCAACTAATGAATCAG agCTACCCACAGCAGAAGAGCTGATGAGACCCATCCGGCCAGAGAAGGACCAAATCAGAGGCTTCACCCTCCAGCCTGTCAG TGCTGTTGAACCTGACCAAGAAAAAACATCCCACTTCTTTGAAAGGACTTTCCCAGATCCGATTCCACCAGATTCACAACTGAAGCGCCCAGGAGCAGCTTACCCCATTGCAGGGTTAAAGGGAGAAAAGAGATTGCACTCCCCAGACCCTCCCAACCATAACCTGGCATGGAGCATCAGACAGGAAGTAGAGAGGCTGATGCAGGATCAGAACAAATATTCATCTGAATCCTCTTCTCAGGCTGACAAAGCTAAGAAACAACCG GCCTTCCATGGCTCCACGATTTCTCATCCCTCTACATCTTCAGTGAGGAAACCCACCGTGTCTTCTGTGAGAGGCAGGAGAGTGGAGAGGGGTATAGCACCACCTTCCAGAGCTCAGTCTGCTGTGTCCCGTCCTCTGCAGCATGCACAAGAAAAGGCCAAATTCACAAAGAGCCAAGGAAAAGATGAGCACACCG CAGAGCCAGGTGTGAAGGTGAGCAGTGAGCTGGTGGCGTCTGTTCAGTCCCTGGTGgctgtcctgcagcagcagatagACACCAGCAGTCACCACCAGgatgctacacacacactggaagCCAGGCAGGCGCATTCTCTTCCAGAGGACAAt GCCCAACatacacagacatgcacactcCACTctcaggtggaggagctgagagtCCAGCTGGCTCACAAAGAGAGGGAGCTGCAGGTGGCGAAGGAAGGAGCAGAAGAGCTAAACTCACTCAGGCAACAGAACTacctactgcaaagcaag CTGCGGAGTGCAGAGGAAGCGGGTCAGAAGAAGAGATGGACTGATGCTGCTGACTCTGCTGAAGTGGAGAGGCTCCAGCAGatggagaaagacagaaaagagcaGGAAATGCTCATAAAAGGTTACCAACAG GAGAATGAGAAGCTCTATTTGCAGATGAAGGCTGAGCAGGTCAGGAGTAAAGCCAACGAGGAAGCCATGTTCAGTGAAAACCAGAGGCTGCTGAATGAGCTGGCTTTGTCTAG GGAGCAGCTACATAAAACTTCTAGGGCTGTGGGAAATGTCTGCTCAATGGATCACACTCAGCGCATTACAGACCTGTTAGctcaattaaatacatttcag AGGAACGAGGACAAGCTGTCTGAGGACATCCACAGACTGAAACAAGAAAAGCAATCTCTGGATGTAGATCTGCAGCtgatgaagaaagagagagatctGGCTAAAGCTCAGGCCATGTCCGCCTCAG GTGACAGGACTTTTGAGACGCATGTCCTAGAAGACAGGCACAGAGAGGAGGTGGCGGccctgaagaagaagctgcagtgGTTTGCTGAGAACCAGGAGCTTCTGGACAGAGATGCTGGCAGACTGAAGGCTGCTACAGCTGAGATACAACGACTCAAAGAGCAG gtagaaaaactgaaaatggaTGTCGGCAAAAGAAGCAGTGAGCATCAGAGAAAGGCCAAAGAGAAATCCGTGGACATTAAGAGGATGCAGGACCTGGAGCGACAG GTCAAAGAGCTGGAGCAGATACTAAGACACAGAAACCCAAACTCCCTGCCTGCTCTGATCTACGCTGCAGCCACAGCCGGTAGTCATGACGACGAGCCAACCAGGACATCCCCACCCAGCAGGATCAGTGCCCTGCTGGAGCGCAGGATTCAGCGCCTGGAGGCTGAGCTGGAGAGTCATGATGAGGAGGCCAAGCGCAGCCTGCGGGCCATGGAACAACAGTTCCACAGGTTCAAG CTACGCTATGAGCAGCAGATCTCAGAGCTCgagcagcagctggaagcaGCAAACTCAGCAGCGGGGACGGAGTCAAGGGAGTCACAGGTTCCAACACTGGAGCaagagctgcagcaggtgaagGAAACCCACAAGGAGAGAGAACAATCCCTGCAGGACCAGATTGAGtctcttcagcagcagctcaaaCACAAG AGCCACCCCAGCCCGGCCAGGCACCAGCGTCAAGCCGAGGAAGCGGTCGGTGTCCGGATAGAACGGCTGAACCAAGAGCTCAGCGCAAAGACACAAAGCATTCGGGAGCTGAGCCGCACCGTGGAGAGActgcagaaggagaggaggagcatGCTGTGTGTCCCCAGCACACGAGCACACACCCGCTCTACAGACACCAAGCAGCAGGCCGGACCCGTCAGAACACTCTGCTCTGCTACTGCAGGAGAGACATGTGGAGTGAaggagacatttccagctgcTCAGTATGAGAAGACCTACCAGCCCACTGTCTTCACAG GCAGTCATATCTCAGAGGTTCAGCAGGAGAACGAGGctctgaagcagcagctggagctgctggaacTGCAGAGTAAGCAGGACAAGGAGGCATTAAAGGTTGATGCTACACAAGCCAAGGAGGAGCTGAGCAG GCTACAGGAGCACTGTGCAGAGCAGCTGTCCTCGATGAAAGCAGAACACCTCAGGGTGTTAGAACAGCTGCGAGCTAGCCATGCCCTGGAGCACTCAGCCTCAAGAGTGGCCGAACTGGCCAATAAGCTCAACACTCAGGAG CTAACAGTGAAACACCTACAAGAGCAGCTGAGAGAGCTGCAGGGAGTTAAAGATGCCCTGGCAATATCCAGGACCCGAGAGGACGCTCTGCAGAAGCAG CTGACCAGactgctgaaggagctgaaggagtCTAAAGAAGCTCAAAGCCCAGAGGTGAAGCTCATGTGTAGCCTGGAGAGGAAGATCCTCAACATGGAGCTCAGACaccaacacagagagaaggagctgcagcag GTGATTGGTGGGTCGTGGCAGACTGTAGATGCTGATCAGCAGTCAGAGGTGGAGCACTGGAAGCATCTGGCACAGGACAAGAGCAGAGAGCTGGAGGCTTTCCGTCTGGAGCTGGACTCCATCCTGAACATCCTGAGACATCTCCAGAGACAGGGGGTGGTCCTCCCACTCACAGCCCCCTCCACCCACATAAAATGA
- the cep162 gene encoding centrosomal protein of 162 kDa isoform X1, with product MSLFPLANQVVFVSRVLSRELPGTQNNSPRTGTFLQVFGFKERTTSSLLFLTPLTDGVDGITMSHRLTKEELDEQFELFLKESVSDDSVDLSRSDKHLGAQSSRQSAQKPTVSWWEDDEHSRRTGRAELAKSRFIKARKSQPEDNNVVSAEPFHKPVPKPRSKALDKLVDLDVTHKNTVLEVSQTVERQRTSSDDWHSASLSLTHDDHQCVSGQRSPDETHCNDTPPASTDSQGDSEDGLLGSGKTFRKSLRNSQSIKEEEEDPGDTVLEDEGLEVAAIIKDSTETEDSVMVPAVNTTNMGLDTLEEEVEKARFFAQLEAGASSTIDYSKLNIELDLSTSTTGTNLRKAEEAVEQSDDDQRKTRVTETIRESPAFTGSPHYSEDFEEEEDGKEPHQKSKMSPILAKVSLYDSLDDTGGDDKRKDTAGSLDRGQSYVQSGGSEMEALHEAYRQIHVVEGSDDHNHHYSSVGGISSPVSPSSPPPQARQSLQPASTNESELPTAEELMRPIRPEKDQIRGFTLQPVSAVEPDQEKTSHFFERTFPDPIPPDSQLKRPGAAYPIAGLKGEKRLHSPDPPNHNLAWSIRQEVERLMQDQNKYSSESSSQADKAKKQPAFHGSTISHPSTSSVRKPTVSSVRGRRVERGIAPPSRAQSAVSRPLQHAQEKAKFTKSQGKDEHTAEPGVKVSSELVASVQSLVAVLQQQIDTSSHHQDATHTLEARQAHSLPEDNAQHTQTCTLHSQVEELRVQLAHKERELQVAKEGAEELNSLRQQNYLLQSKLRSAEEAGQKKRWTDAADSAEVERLQQMEKDRKEQEMLIKGYQQENEKLYLQMKAEQVRSKANEEAMFSENQRLLNELALSREQLHKTSRAVGNVCSMDHTQRITDLLAQLNTFQRNEDKLSEDIHRLKQEKQSLDVDLQLMKKERDLAKAQAMSASGDRTFETHVLEDRHREEVAALKKKLQWFAENQELLDRDAGRLKAATAEIQRLKEQVEKLKMDVGKRSSEHQRKAKEKSVDIKRMQDLERQVKELEQILRHRNPNSLPALIYAAATAGSHDDEPTRTSPPSRISALLERRIQRLEAELESHDEEAKRSLRAMEQQFHRFKLRYEQQISELEQQLEAANSAAGTESRESQVPTLEQELQQVKETHKEREQSLQDQIESLQQQLKHKSHPSPARHQRQAEEAVGVRIERLNQELSAKTQSIRELSRTVERLQKERRSMLCVPSTRAHTRSTDTKQQAGPVRTLCSATAGETCGVKETFPAAQYEKTYQPTVFTGSHISEVQQENEALKQQLELLELQSKQDKEALKVDATQAKEELSRLQEHCAEQLSSMKAEHLRVLEQLRASHALEHSASRVAELANKLNTQELTVKHLQEQLRELQGVKDALAISRTREDALQKQLTRLLKELKESKEAQSPEVKLMCSLERKILNMELRHQHREKELQQVIGGSWQTVDADQQSEVEHWKHLAQDKSRELEAFRLELDSILNILRHLQRQGVVLPLTAPSTHIK from the exons CAGAGCTGGCCAAAAGCAGATTTATCAAAGCCAGAAAGTCTCAGCCTGAGGACAACAATG TTGTCAGTGCAGAGCCTTTTCATAAGCCGGTCCCCAAACCTCGCAGCAAAGCTCTGGATAAACTGGTTGACTTGGATGTGACGCACAAAAATACAGTTTTGGAGGTTTCCCAGACTGTGGAAAGACAGAGAACTTCATCTGATGACTGGCACTCTGCCAGTCTTAGTCTCACTCATGATGaccatcagtgtgtgtcaggACAGAGGAGCCCTGATGAGACACATTGTAATGATACTCCCCCAGCCAGCACCGATTCCCAGGGGGACAGTGAAGATG GACTGCTTGGTTCTGGGAAGACTTTCAGGAAGTCTTTGAGGAATTCCCAGTCTattaaggaggaggaggaggatccaGGAGACACTGTTTTGGAGGACGAAGGACTAGAAGTTGCAGCCATCATCAAAGACAGCACTGAGACAGAGG actCAGTGATGGTACCAGCTGTGAACACTACCAACATGGGGTTGGACACTCTGGAGGAAGAAGTGGAGAAAGCCAGGTTCTTTGCCCAACTAGAGGCTGGAGCTTCATCAACAATAGATTACTCCAAGCTGAACATAGAGCTGGACTTATCAACTTCTACTACTGGTACAAACCTCAG GAAAGCTGAGGAAGCAGTAGAGCAGAGTGATGACGATCAAAGGAAGACCAGAGTCACAGAGACCATCAGAGAGTCTCCAG CTTTTACAGGGTCGCCACATTACAGTGAGGATttcgaggaagaggaggatggaaaAGAGCCACACCAG AAGTCTAAAATGTCTCCAATTCTTGCCAAAG tttctctctATGATTCCCTGGATGACACTGGTGGAGATGACAAGAGAAAGGACACAGCAGGATCACTTGACAGAG gccagtcttATGTGCAGAGTGGCGGGTCAGAGATGGAGGCTCTCCATGAGGCCTACAGACAGATCCATGTTGTGGAAGGTTCAGATGACCACAATCACCATTATTCATCTGTGGGAGGGATCAGCAGCCCCGTGTCtccatcctcccctcctccacagGCCAGACAGTCTCTTCAGCCTGCTTCAACTAATGAATCAG agCTACCCACAGCAGAAGAGCTGATGAGACCCATCCGGCCAGAGAAGGACCAAATCAGAGGCTTCACCCTCCAGCCTGTCAG TGCTGTTGAACCTGACCAAGAAAAAACATCCCACTTCTTTGAAAGGACTTTCCCAGATCCGATTCCACCAGATTCACAACTGAAGCGCCCAGGAGCAGCTTACCCCATTGCAGGGTTAAAGGGAGAAAAGAGATTGCACTCCCCAGACCCTCCCAACCATAACCTGGCATGGAGCATCAGACAGGAAGTAGAGAGGCTGATGCAGGATCAGAACAAATATTCATCTGAATCCTCTTCTCAGGCTGACAAAGCTAAGAAACAACCG GCCTTCCATGGCTCCACGATTTCTCATCCCTCTACATCTTCAGTGAGGAAACCCACCGTGTCTTCTGTGAGAGGCAGGAGAGTGGAGAGGGGTATAGCACCACCTTCCAGAGCTCAGTCTGCTGTGTCCCGTCCTCTGCAGCATGCACAAGAAAAGGCCAAATTCACAAAGAGCCAAGGAAAAGATGAGCACACCG CAGAGCCAGGTGTGAAGGTGAGCAGTGAGCTGGTGGCGTCTGTTCAGTCCCTGGTGgctgtcctgcagcagcagatagACACCAGCAGTCACCACCAGgatgctacacacacactggaagCCAGGCAGGCGCATTCTCTTCCAGAGGACAAt GCCCAACatacacagacatgcacactcCACTctcaggtggaggagctgagagtCCAGCTGGCTCACAAAGAGAGGGAGCTGCAGGTGGCGAAGGAAGGAGCAGAAGAGCTAAACTCACTCAGGCAACAGAACTacctactgcaaagcaag CTGCGGAGTGCAGAGGAAGCGGGTCAGAAGAAGAGATGGACTGATGCTGCTGACTCTGCTGAAGTGGAGAGGCTCCAGCAGatggagaaagacagaaaagagcaGGAAATGCTCATAAAAGGTTACCAACAG GAGAATGAGAAGCTCTATTTGCAGATGAAGGCTGAGCAGGTCAGGAGTAAAGCCAACGAGGAAGCCATGTTCAGTGAAAACCAGAGGCTGCTGAATGAGCTGGCTTTGTCTAG GGAGCAGCTACATAAAACTTCTAGGGCTGTGGGAAATGTCTGCTCAATGGATCACACTCAGCGCATTACAGACCTGTTAGctcaattaaatacatttcag AGGAACGAGGACAAGCTGTCTGAGGACATCCACAGACTGAAACAAGAAAAGCAATCTCTGGATGTAGATCTGCAGCtgatgaagaaagagagagatctGGCTAAAGCTCAGGCCATGTCCGCCTCAG GTGACAGGACTTTTGAGACGCATGTCCTAGAAGACAGGCACAGAGAGGAGGTGGCGGccctgaagaagaagctgcagtgGTTTGCTGAGAACCAGGAGCTTCTGGACAGAGATGCTGGCAGACTGAAGGCTGCTACAGCTGAGATACAACGACTCAAAGAGCAG gtagaaaaactgaaaatggaTGTCGGCAAAAGAAGCAGTGAGCATCAGAGAAAGGCCAAAGAGAAATCCGTGGACATTAAGAGGATGCAGGACCTGGAGCGACAG GTCAAAGAGCTGGAGCAGATACTAAGACACAGAAACCCAAACTCCCTGCCTGCTCTGATCTACGCTGCAGCCACAGCCGGTAGTCATGACGACGAGCCAACCAGGACATCCCCACCCAGCAGGATCAGTGCCCTGCTGGAGCGCAGGATTCAGCGCCTGGAGGCTGAGCTGGAGAGTCATGATGAGGAGGCCAAGCGCAGCCTGCGGGCCATGGAACAACAGTTCCACAGGTTCAAG CTACGCTATGAGCAGCAGATCTCAGAGCTCgagcagcagctggaagcaGCAAACTCAGCAGCGGGGACGGAGTCAAGGGAGTCACAGGTTCCAACACTGGAGCaagagctgcagcaggtgaagGAAACCCACAAGGAGAGAGAACAATCCCTGCAGGACCAGATTGAGtctcttcagcagcagctcaaaCACAAG AGCCACCCCAGCCCGGCCAGGCACCAGCGTCAAGCCGAGGAAGCGGTCGGTGTCCGGATAGAACGGCTGAACCAAGAGCTCAGCGCAAAGACACAAAGCATTCGGGAGCTGAGCCGCACCGTGGAGAGActgcagaaggagaggaggagcatGCTGTGTGTCCCCAGCACACGAGCACACACCCGCTCTACAGACACCAAGCAGCAGGCCGGACCCGTCAGAACACTCTGCTCTGCTACTGCAGGAGAGACATGTGGAGTGAaggagacatttccagctgcTCAGTATGAGAAGACCTACCAGCCCACTGTCTTCACAG GCAGTCATATCTCAGAGGTTCAGCAGGAGAACGAGGctctgaagcagcagctggagctgctggaacTGCAGAGTAAGCAGGACAAGGAGGCATTAAAGGTTGATGCTACACAAGCCAAGGAGGAGCTGAGCAG GCTACAGGAGCACTGTGCAGAGCAGCTGTCCTCGATGAAAGCAGAACACCTCAGGGTGTTAGAACAGCTGCGAGCTAGCCATGCCCTGGAGCACTCAGCCTCAAGAGTGGCCGAACTGGCCAATAAGCTCAACACTCAGGAG CTAACAGTGAAACACCTACAAGAGCAGCTGAGAGAGCTGCAGGGAGTTAAAGATGCCCTGGCAATATCCAGGACCCGAGAGGACGCTCTGCAGAAGCAG CTGACCAGactgctgaaggagctgaaggagtCTAAAGAAGCTCAAAGCCCAGAGGTGAAGCTCATGTGTAGCCTGGAGAGGAAGATCCTCAACATGGAGCTCAGACaccaacacagagagaaggagctgcagcag GTGATTGGTGGGTCGTGGCAGACTGTAGATGCTGATCAGCAGTCAGAGGTGGAGCACTGGAAGCATCTGGCACAGGACAAGAGCAGAGAGCTGGAGGCTTTCCGTCTGGAGCTGGACTCCATCCTGAACATCCTGAGACATCTCCAGAGACAGGGGGTGGTCCTCCCACTCACAGCCCCCTCCACCCACATAAAATGA